In Vigna radiata var. radiata cultivar VC1973A chromosome 3, Vradiata_ver6, whole genome shotgun sequence, the following proteins share a genomic window:
- the LOC106757996 gene encoding OTU domain-containing protein 6B — MEDIQEIKEQAHEEVISDKKSETKPETRDEILSRHRKEISQLQKKEVEMKKAAARGSKAEQKAKKKQVEEEVSQLSTKLKENHAKELAALGYSSGNGNEKSNLDTLVKAIAGVSVASQPEHTKVSKAKQRRDKRAQQEAEREQRIQAEQTDIVSDRMIENEKLEKKLKPLGLTVCEIKPDGHCLYRAVEDQLAVLSGGRSPYTYQELREMVAAYMRKHTSDFLPFFLSENLIEDDSNESLAEKFENYCKEVESTAIWGGQLELGALTHCLKKHIMIFSGSFPDVEMGKEYKSDGGTGLSNSSIMLSYHKHAFGLGEHYNSVVPT; from the exons ATGGAGGATATCCAAGAAATTAAGGAGCAGGCTCATGAAGAAGTGATTTCAGACAAAAAATCTGAGACGAAGCCGGAGACTCGTGATGAAATTCTTTCCCGTCATAG GAAAGAGATATCGCAGCTGCAGAAAAAGGAAGTTGAGATGAAAAAGGCTGCAGCTAGAGGTAGCAAGGCTGAGCAGAAAGCTAAGAAGAAGCAAGTGGAGGAAGAGGTTTCTCAACTTTCTACTAAGCTGAAGGAGAATCATGCCAAGGAATTGGCTGCATTAGGCTATAGCAGCGGTAATGGGAATGAAAAGAGCAATTTGGACACTTTGGTTAAGGCCATTGCTGGAGTATCTGTTGCTAGTCAACCCGAACATACAAAGGTCAGCAAGGCCAAACAGAGGCGTGACAAAAGAGCTCAACAAGAAGCAGAAAGGGAACAGAGAATCCAAGCAGAGCAGACTGACATTGTAAGTGATCGAATGATTGAAAACGAGAAGTTGGAAAAGAAGTTGAAGCCTCTGGGTTTGACTGTTTGTGAAATAAAGCCTGATGGGCACTGCCTCTATAGAGCTGTTGAAGATCAGCTGGCTGTCCTCTCTGGTGGTAGATCACCTTACACATACCAAGAACTTCGGGAAATGGTGGCTGCTTACATGAGAAAGCATACATCTGATTTCCTTCCATTTTTCCTGTCAGAGAATTTAATTGAGGATGATTCTAATGAATCGCTTGCTGAGAAGTTTGAAAATTACTGTAAAGAAGTGGAGTCCACAGCTATATGGGGAGGGCAACTAGAGCTTGGTGCCTTGACTCACTGCTTGAAGAAGcatattatgatattttcagGATCCTTCCCAGATGTGGAGATGGGCAAAGAGTATAAATCTGATGGTGGCACTGGCTTGTCTAATTCGAGTATCATGCTTTCTTATCATAAGCATGCTTTTGGGCTAGGAGAGCATTATAATTCTGTGGTCCCAACATGA
- the LOC106757440 gene encoding monothiol glutaredoxin-S6, whose product MEIITSLVAEKPVVIFSKSTCCLSHSMTSLIRNFGANPTVHELDEMANGQQIESALLQMGCQPSVPAVFIGKRFIGGSKKIMSLHLSNELIPLLKNAGAIWI is encoded by the coding sequence ATGGAAATAATCACAAGCTTAGTAGCTGAAAAGCCTGTGGTGATATTCAGCAAGAGCACATGTTGCTTGAGCCATTCCATGACATCATTGATACGTAACTTTGGAGCAAACCCTACTGTTCATGAGCTCGATGAGATGGCGAATGGCCAGCAGATTGAAAGTGCATTGCTTCAAATGGGGTGCCAACCAAGTGTTCCTGCTGTGTTCATAGGAAAACGATTCATTGGTGGCTCTAAGAAAATCATGAGCCTGCATCTCAGCAATGAACTCATACCACTGCTCAAGAATGCTGGAGCTATATGGATTTGA
- the LOC106757349 gene encoding monothiol glutaredoxin-S6 encodes MDLKPLIAEKPVVIFGKSNCVMSHTVKALIRSFGANLAVIEVDKMPSGQQVERALLQLGCRPSVPAVFIGQEFIGGADEVIKLNVQNKLAQLLLKAKAIFL; translated from the coding sequence ATGGACTTGAAACCATTGATTGCAGAGAAGCCAGTGGTGATCTTCGGCAAGAGCAATTGTGTCATGAGCCACACAGTGAAGGCTCTGATACGCAGCTTTGGTGCCAACCTTGCAGTTATTGAGGTTGACAAAATGCCAAGTGGCCAACAAGTAGAGAGGGCACTGCTCCAGCTAGGTTGCCGCCCCAGTGTGCCTGCAGTGTTCATAGGACAAGAATTCATAGGTGGTGCTGATGAAGTAATCAAACTAAATGTTCAGAACAAGCTTGCCCAATTGCTGCTCAAGGCTAAAGCCATATTTCTCTGA